Proteins found in one Sorghum bicolor cultivar BTx623 chromosome 1, Sorghum_bicolor_NCBIv3, whole genome shotgun sequence genomic segment:
- the LOC8055901 gene encoding mitochondrial import receptor subunit TOM40-1, with translation MGSVASAAVPPPPQSAPPQVGAPPYGPGLAGILPPRPEGEEKKEEKVDYLNLPCPVPFEEIQREALMSLKPELFEGLRFDFTKGLNQKFSLSHSVFMGSLEVPAQAAETIKVPTAHYEFGANFLDPKLMLIGRVMTDGRLNARVKCDLTDNLTLKVNAQLTQEAHYSQGMFNFDYKGSDYRAQFQIGNNAFYGANYIQSVTPNLSMGTEMFWLGHQRKSGIGFASRYNTDKMVGTLQVASTGIVALSYVQKISEKVSLASDFMYNHMSRDVTASFGYDYLLRQCRLRGKIDSNGVVAAYLEERLNMGVNFLLSAEIDHCKKNYKFGFGMTVGE, from the exons ATGGGATCTGTTGCCTCCGCCGCCGTGCCACCTCCTCCTCAATCAGCGCCGCCCCAGGTGGGCGCGCCGCCTTATGGGCCCGGGCTCGCCGGGATCCTCCCGCCGAGGCCGGagggggaggagaagaaggaggagaAGGTGGACTACCTCAACCTCCCCTGCCCCGTGCCATTCGAGGAGATCCAGCGCGAGGCCCTCA TGTCTTTGAAGCCTGAACTTTTTGAAGGATTGAGGTTTGACTTCACAAAAGGGTTGAATCAAAAGTTCTCTCTTAGCCACAG CGTTTTTATGGGCTCCTTAGAAGTTCCTGCCCAGGCAGCTGAAACTATTAAAGTTCCTACTGCGCATTATGAATTTGGTGCCAATTTTTTAGATCCAAAG TTAATGCTCATTGGAAGGGTGATGACAGATGGAAGGCTTAATGCTCGTGTGAAATGTGATTTGACAGACAATCTGACGCTGAAAGTAAATGCACAG CTTACCCAAGAGGCACATTACTCACAAGGAATGTTTAACTTTGACTACAAG GGAAGTGACTATCGAGCACAATTCCAAATTGGGAACAATGCATTCTATGGTGCAAATTATATTCAG AGTGTTACTCCGAACCTATCAATGGGAACTGAAATGTTCTGGCTTGGTCACCAAAGGAAGTCTGGAATTGGTTTTGCCTCTCGCTATAACACGGACAAAATG GTGGGCACTCTGCAAGTCGCAAGCACTGGAATAGTTGCCTTAAGTTATGTCCAGAAGATTTCCGAGAAG GTTTCCCTCGCGTCTGATTTCATGTATAACCATATGTCAAGAGATGTAACTGCCAGCTTTGGTTATGATTACTTGCTTAGGCAG TGCCGTCTAAGAGGCAAAATTGACTCAAATGGTGTTGTTGCCGCATACTTGGAGGAGAGGTTGAACATGGGTGTCAACTTCCTTCTATCTGCTGAG ATTGACCATTGTAAGAAGAActacaagtttggttttggaatgACCGTAGGAGAGTAA
- the LOC8083692 gene encoding probable ADP-ribosylation factor GTPase-activating protein AGD14 isoform X2 produces the protein MAAASRKEEERNERIVRGLLKLPPNRRCVNCNGLGPQYVCTSFWTFVCVSCSGIHREFTHRVKSVSMSTFSTQEVEALQKGGNQRAKESFLKDFDTQKMRLPDSSNIGSLREFIKAVYVERRYAGGRFSERPPRDKQNQKAHEEEHRRPSSYHSFSQSPPYGCQYEERRNGKQSAFLSRKPGSDRGHEGKISGYSYSSHSLHERMFQDGFTGESCGPRTSNCSGSSTGDTAKSAPQSPNFPDSICFSPPVLQDQSNIQSSCGLTSSQRTVSAGNIDSISLKSGKSSLSDLIFEDDNVHRTETAKNSAAPSFMAFPDDISAPNQDIFDSKATQEHHVTTTDQSVDLFSNMLTETPSADKVIPAAPSMDNAGWATFDTPPEQKQPALTGLSYVATTSIDKQAPNRDLFSFESNAELTWFQSSKDDTSVTSQNQSTATSLDTGSSQPWSTFDASSASTQYTVKGDLSLMTSTLQEPKRPIDRNCSQLWHSFDDANEVVCAKPRIEDHSNVESYDDDSQKVFMDELSPNTSIAASADSSLGGPSNKQMPLNPFDLPFDTQLGTPDLFMDVSSLQEPLPSPDLPAFLDGLPERWFPSSSCAYDPSASHGGLPCLVEQGPNFSLRPSSQNTPTSAQGFVRMVRMQFFPIYIDAEMREKNSRSIQSAMHVWFE, from the exons ATGGCGGCCGCGTcgaggaaggaggaggagaggaacgAGCGGATCGTGCGGGGGCTCCTCAAGCTGCCGCCCAACCGCAGATGCGTCAACTGCAACGGGCTC GGGCCGCAGTACGTGTGCACCAGCTTCTGGACCTTCGTCTGCGTCTCCTGCAGCGGCATCCA CCGAGAGTTCACGCACCGTGTGAAATCCGTCTCCATGTCAACGTTCAGCACGCAAGAGGTCGAGGCTCTCCAGAAGGGTGGGAACCAG CGTGCCAAGGAATCATTCTTGAAGGACTTTGATACCCAGAAAATGAGGCTACCTGATAGCAG CAACATTGGCAGTCTTAGGGAATTCATAAAAGCTGTCTATGTGGAGAGACGGTATGCTGGTGGTAGATTTTCTGAAAGGCCTCCAAGAGATAAACAG AACCAAAAGGCCCATGAGGAAGAGCATAGAAGGCCAAGTTCTTACCATTCATTTTCACAGAGCCCACCTTATGGTTGCCAGTATGAAGAGAGGCGTAATGGCAAGCAATCTGCATTTCTAAGTAGGAAGCCTGGTTCAGATAGGGGGCATGAGGGGAAGATTTCTGGATATTCTTACAGTTCACATAGCTTGCATGAGAGAATGTTTCAGGATGGATTTACTGGTGAGAGTTGTGGACCGAGGACTTCTAACTGCTCAGGGTCAAGCACGGGTGATACAGCTAAATCTGCACCACAATCACCTAATTTTCCTGATAGTATATGTTTCAGCCCCCCCGTGCTACAAGATCAATCAAATATACAGAGTTCTTGTGGACTCACTAGTTCACAG AGAACTGTATCAGCAGGAAACATAGATTCTATCTCTCTTAAATCAGGCAAGTCAAGCTTATCTGATTTGATTTTTGAGGATGATAATGTTCACAGAACTGAAACAGCCAAAAATTCCGCTGCTCCAAGTTTCATGGCCTTTCCTGATGATATTAGTGCTCCAAATCAAGATATCTTTGATTCCAAAGCTACTCAGGAACATCATGTAACTACCACTGATCAATCTGTTGATCTATTTTCGAACATGCTTACTGAAACTCCATCTGCTGATAAAGTGATACCAGCAGCTCCATCAATGGACAATGCTGGGTGGGCTACATTCGATACACCTCCAGAACAAAAGCAACCTGCACTCACTGGGCTTTCTTATGTTGCTACCACAAGCATTGATAAACAGGCTCCGAATCGTGATTTGTTTTCATTTGAATCAAATGCTGAGCTAACATGGTTTCAGAGCTCTAAGGATGATACTTCAGTTACCAGTCAGAATCAGTCTACTGCTACATCTCTTGATACAGGCAGTTCTCAG CCTTGGAGTACTTTCGATGCCTCCAGTGCTAGCACCCAGTACACTGTCAAGGGAGATCTATCATTAATGACTTCTACATTGCAAGAGCCTAAAAGACCAATAGACAGAAATTGTTCTCAG CTTTGGCATTCATTTGATGATGCTAATGAGGTCGTTTGTGCTAAACCACGAATTGAAGACCACAGCAATGTA GAATCTTATGATGATGATTCCCAGAAAGTATTCATGGACGAATTGTCACCTAATACATCGATTGCTGCTTCCGCAGATTCATCTCTG GGTGGGCCCTCTAATAAGCAGATGCCATTAAATCCATTTGATCTTCCATTTGACACTCAGTTGGGGACTCCTGATCTG TTCATGGACGTAAGTTCATTGCAAGAGCCCTTGCCTAGTCCAGATCTGCCAGCTTTCCTTGATGGTTTACCTGAAAGATGGTTCCCCAGCAGTTCTTGTGCTTATGATCCATCAGCGTCACATG GTGGACTACCGTGCCTTGTCGAGCAGGGACCGAACTTTTCTTTGCG GCCCAGCAGTCAGAATACGCCGACGTCCGCACAGGGCTTCGTACGGATGGTCCGTATGCAATTTTTTCCGATATATATCGATGCTGAAATGAGAGAGAAGAATTCAAGATCAATACAATCCGCTATGCATGTTTGGTTTGAGTAG
- the LOC8083692 gene encoding probable ADP-ribosylation factor GTPase-activating protein AGD14 isoform X1 — translation MAAASRKEEERNERIVRGLLKLPPNRRCVNCNGLGPQYVCTSFWTFVCVSCSGIHREFTHRVKSVSMSTFSTQEVEALQKGGNQRAKESFLKDFDTQKMRLPDSSNIGSLREFIKAVYVERRYAGGRFSERPPRDKQNQKAHEEEHRRPSSYHSFSQSPPYGCQYEERRNGKQSAFLSRKPGSDRGHEGKISGYSYSSHSLHERMFQDGFTGESCGPRTSNCSGSSTGDTAKSAPQSPNFPDSICFSPPVLQDQSNIQSSCGLTSSQRTVSAGNIDSISLKSGKSSLSDLIFEDDNVHRTETAKNSAAPSFMAFPDDISAPNQDIFDSKATQEHHVTTTDQSVDLFSNMLTETPSADKVIPAAPSMDNAGWATFDTPPEQKQPALTGLSYVATTSIDKQAPNRDLFSFESNAELTWFQSSKDDTSVTSQNQSTATSLDTGSSQPWSTFDASSASTQYTVKGDLSLMTSTLQEPKRPIDRNCSQLWHSFDDANEVVCAKPRIEDHSNVVSISLSTSNPFMCSVVSEESYDDDSQKVFMDELSPNTSIAASADSSLGGPSNKQMPLNPFDLPFDTQLGTPDLFMDVSSLQEPLPSPDLPAFLDGLPERWFPSSSCAYDPSASHGGLPCLVEQGPNFSLRPSSQNTPTSAQGFVRMVRMQFFPIYIDAEMREKNSRSIQSAMHVWFE, via the exons ATGGCGGCCGCGTcgaggaaggaggaggagaggaacgAGCGGATCGTGCGGGGGCTCCTCAAGCTGCCGCCCAACCGCAGATGCGTCAACTGCAACGGGCTC GGGCCGCAGTACGTGTGCACCAGCTTCTGGACCTTCGTCTGCGTCTCCTGCAGCGGCATCCA CCGAGAGTTCACGCACCGTGTGAAATCCGTCTCCATGTCAACGTTCAGCACGCAAGAGGTCGAGGCTCTCCAGAAGGGTGGGAACCAG CGTGCCAAGGAATCATTCTTGAAGGACTTTGATACCCAGAAAATGAGGCTACCTGATAGCAG CAACATTGGCAGTCTTAGGGAATTCATAAAAGCTGTCTATGTGGAGAGACGGTATGCTGGTGGTAGATTTTCTGAAAGGCCTCCAAGAGATAAACAG AACCAAAAGGCCCATGAGGAAGAGCATAGAAGGCCAAGTTCTTACCATTCATTTTCACAGAGCCCACCTTATGGTTGCCAGTATGAAGAGAGGCGTAATGGCAAGCAATCTGCATTTCTAAGTAGGAAGCCTGGTTCAGATAGGGGGCATGAGGGGAAGATTTCTGGATATTCTTACAGTTCACATAGCTTGCATGAGAGAATGTTTCAGGATGGATTTACTGGTGAGAGTTGTGGACCGAGGACTTCTAACTGCTCAGGGTCAAGCACGGGTGATACAGCTAAATCTGCACCACAATCACCTAATTTTCCTGATAGTATATGTTTCAGCCCCCCCGTGCTACAAGATCAATCAAATATACAGAGTTCTTGTGGACTCACTAGTTCACAG AGAACTGTATCAGCAGGAAACATAGATTCTATCTCTCTTAAATCAGGCAAGTCAAGCTTATCTGATTTGATTTTTGAGGATGATAATGTTCACAGAACTGAAACAGCCAAAAATTCCGCTGCTCCAAGTTTCATGGCCTTTCCTGATGATATTAGTGCTCCAAATCAAGATATCTTTGATTCCAAAGCTACTCAGGAACATCATGTAACTACCACTGATCAATCTGTTGATCTATTTTCGAACATGCTTACTGAAACTCCATCTGCTGATAAAGTGATACCAGCAGCTCCATCAATGGACAATGCTGGGTGGGCTACATTCGATACACCTCCAGAACAAAAGCAACCTGCACTCACTGGGCTTTCTTATGTTGCTACCACAAGCATTGATAAACAGGCTCCGAATCGTGATTTGTTTTCATTTGAATCAAATGCTGAGCTAACATGGTTTCAGAGCTCTAAGGATGATACTTCAGTTACCAGTCAGAATCAGTCTACTGCTACATCTCTTGATACAGGCAGTTCTCAG CCTTGGAGTACTTTCGATGCCTCCAGTGCTAGCACCCAGTACACTGTCAAGGGAGATCTATCATTAATGACTTCTACATTGCAAGAGCCTAAAAGACCAATAGACAGAAATTGTTCTCAG CTTTGGCATTCATTTGATGATGCTAATGAGGTCGTTTGTGCTAAACCACGAATTGAAGACCACAGCAATGTAGTAAGCATTTCCCTTTCAACCAGCAATCCATTTATGTGCTCTGTAGTTTCAGAG GAATCTTATGATGATGATTCCCAGAAAGTATTCATGGACGAATTGTCACCTAATACATCGATTGCTGCTTCCGCAGATTCATCTCTG GGTGGGCCCTCTAATAAGCAGATGCCATTAAATCCATTTGATCTTCCATTTGACACTCAGTTGGGGACTCCTGATCTG TTCATGGACGTAAGTTCATTGCAAGAGCCCTTGCCTAGTCCAGATCTGCCAGCTTTCCTTGATGGTTTACCTGAAAGATGGTTCCCCAGCAGTTCTTGTGCTTATGATCCATCAGCGTCACATG GTGGACTACCGTGCCTTGTCGAGCAGGGACCGAACTTTTCTTTGCG GCCCAGCAGTCAGAATACGCCGACGTCCGCACAGGGCTTCGTACGGATGGTCCGTATGCAATTTTTTCCGATATATATCGATGCTGAAATGAGAGAGAAGAATTCAAGATCAATACAATCCGCTATGCATGTTTGGTTTGAGTAG
- the LOC8083692 gene encoding probable ADP-ribosylation factor GTPase-activating protein AGD14 isoform X4, whose translation MAAASRKEEERNERIVRGLLKLPPNRRCVNCNGLGPQYVCTSFWTFVCVSCSGIHREFTHRVKSVSMSTFSTQEVEALQKGGNQRAKESFLKDFDTQKMRLPDSSNIGSLREFIKAVYVERRYAGGRFSERPPRDKQNQKAHEEEHRRPSSYHSFSQSPPYGCQYEERRNGKQSAFLSRKPGSDRGHEGKISGYSYSSHSLHERMFQDGFTGESCGPRTSNCSGSSTGDTAKSAPQSPNFPDSICFSPPVLQDQSNIQSSCGLTSSQRTVSAGNIDSISLKSGKSSLSDLIFEDDNVHRTETAKNSAAPSFMAFPDDISAPNQDIFDSKATQEHHVTTTDQSVDLFSNMLTETPSADKVIPAAPSMDNAGWATFDTPPEQKQPALTGLSYVATTSIDKQAPNRDLFSFESNAELTWFQSSKDDTSVTSQNQSTATSLDTGSSQPWSTFDASSASTQYTVKGDLSLMTSTLQEPKRPIDRNCSQLWHSFDDANEVVCAKPRIEDHSNVESYDDDSQKVFMDELSPNTSIAASADSSLGGPSNKQMPLNPFDLPFDTQLGTPDLFMDVSSLQEPLPSPDLPAFLDGLPERWFPSSSCAYDPSASHGGLPCLVEQGPNFSLRNIPVGTVSTGNPFV comes from the exons ATGGCGGCCGCGTcgaggaaggaggaggagaggaacgAGCGGATCGTGCGGGGGCTCCTCAAGCTGCCGCCCAACCGCAGATGCGTCAACTGCAACGGGCTC GGGCCGCAGTACGTGTGCACCAGCTTCTGGACCTTCGTCTGCGTCTCCTGCAGCGGCATCCA CCGAGAGTTCACGCACCGTGTGAAATCCGTCTCCATGTCAACGTTCAGCACGCAAGAGGTCGAGGCTCTCCAGAAGGGTGGGAACCAG CGTGCCAAGGAATCATTCTTGAAGGACTTTGATACCCAGAAAATGAGGCTACCTGATAGCAG CAACATTGGCAGTCTTAGGGAATTCATAAAAGCTGTCTATGTGGAGAGACGGTATGCTGGTGGTAGATTTTCTGAAAGGCCTCCAAGAGATAAACAG AACCAAAAGGCCCATGAGGAAGAGCATAGAAGGCCAAGTTCTTACCATTCATTTTCACAGAGCCCACCTTATGGTTGCCAGTATGAAGAGAGGCGTAATGGCAAGCAATCTGCATTTCTAAGTAGGAAGCCTGGTTCAGATAGGGGGCATGAGGGGAAGATTTCTGGATATTCTTACAGTTCACATAGCTTGCATGAGAGAATGTTTCAGGATGGATTTACTGGTGAGAGTTGTGGACCGAGGACTTCTAACTGCTCAGGGTCAAGCACGGGTGATACAGCTAAATCTGCACCACAATCACCTAATTTTCCTGATAGTATATGTTTCAGCCCCCCCGTGCTACAAGATCAATCAAATATACAGAGTTCTTGTGGACTCACTAGTTCACAG AGAACTGTATCAGCAGGAAACATAGATTCTATCTCTCTTAAATCAGGCAAGTCAAGCTTATCTGATTTGATTTTTGAGGATGATAATGTTCACAGAACTGAAACAGCCAAAAATTCCGCTGCTCCAAGTTTCATGGCCTTTCCTGATGATATTAGTGCTCCAAATCAAGATATCTTTGATTCCAAAGCTACTCAGGAACATCATGTAACTACCACTGATCAATCTGTTGATCTATTTTCGAACATGCTTACTGAAACTCCATCTGCTGATAAAGTGATACCAGCAGCTCCATCAATGGACAATGCTGGGTGGGCTACATTCGATACACCTCCAGAACAAAAGCAACCTGCACTCACTGGGCTTTCTTATGTTGCTACCACAAGCATTGATAAACAGGCTCCGAATCGTGATTTGTTTTCATTTGAATCAAATGCTGAGCTAACATGGTTTCAGAGCTCTAAGGATGATACTTCAGTTACCAGTCAGAATCAGTCTACTGCTACATCTCTTGATACAGGCAGTTCTCAG CCTTGGAGTACTTTCGATGCCTCCAGTGCTAGCACCCAGTACACTGTCAAGGGAGATCTATCATTAATGACTTCTACATTGCAAGAGCCTAAAAGACCAATAGACAGAAATTGTTCTCAG CTTTGGCATTCATTTGATGATGCTAATGAGGTCGTTTGTGCTAAACCACGAATTGAAGACCACAGCAATGTA GAATCTTATGATGATGATTCCCAGAAAGTATTCATGGACGAATTGTCACCTAATACATCGATTGCTGCTTCCGCAGATTCATCTCTG GGTGGGCCCTCTAATAAGCAGATGCCATTAAATCCATTTGATCTTCCATTTGACACTCAGTTGGGGACTCCTGATCTG TTCATGGACGTAAGTTCATTGCAAGAGCCCTTGCCTAGTCCAGATCTGCCAGCTTTCCTTGATGGTTTACCTGAAAGATGGTTCCCCAGCAGTTCTTGTGCTTATGATCCATCAGCGTCACATG GTGGACTACCGTGCCTTGTCGAGCAGGGACCGAACTTTTCTTTGCG GAATATACCAGTGGGCACTGTATCAACTGGAAATCCTTTTGTATAG
- the LOC8083692 gene encoding probable ADP-ribosylation factor GTPase-activating protein AGD14 isoform X3: MAAASRKEEERNERIVRGLLKLPPNRRCVNCNGLGPQYVCTSFWTFVCVSCSGIHREFTHRVKSVSMSTFSTQEVEALQKGGNQRAKESFLKDFDTQKMRLPDSSNIGSLREFIKAVYVERRYAGGRFSERPPRDKQNQKAHEEEHRRPSSYHSFSQSPPYGCQYEERRNGKQSAFLSRKPGSDRGHEGKISGYSYSSHSLHERMFQDGFTGESCGPRTSNCSGSSTGDTAKSAPQSPNFPDSICFSPPVLQDQSNIQSSCGLTSSQRTVSAGNIDSISLKSGKSSLSDLIFEDDNVHRTETAKNSAAPSFMAFPDDISAPNQDIFDSKATQEHHVTTTDQSVDLFSNMLTETPSADKVIPAAPSMDNAGWATFDTPPEQKQPALTGLSYVATTSIDKQAPNRDLFSFESNAELTWFQSSKDDTSVTSQNQSTATSLDTGSSQPWSTFDASSASTQYTVKGDLSLMTSTLQEPKRPIDRNCSQLWHSFDDANEVVCAKPRIEDHSNVVSISLSTSNPFMCSVVSEESYDDDSQKVFMDELSPNTSIAASADSSLGGPSNKQMPLNPFDLPFDTQLGTPDLFMDVSSLQEPLPSPDLPAFLDGLPERWFPSSSCAYDPSASHGGLPCLVEQGPNFSLRNIPVGTVSTGNPFV; the protein is encoded by the exons ATGGCGGCCGCGTcgaggaaggaggaggagaggaacgAGCGGATCGTGCGGGGGCTCCTCAAGCTGCCGCCCAACCGCAGATGCGTCAACTGCAACGGGCTC GGGCCGCAGTACGTGTGCACCAGCTTCTGGACCTTCGTCTGCGTCTCCTGCAGCGGCATCCA CCGAGAGTTCACGCACCGTGTGAAATCCGTCTCCATGTCAACGTTCAGCACGCAAGAGGTCGAGGCTCTCCAGAAGGGTGGGAACCAG CGTGCCAAGGAATCATTCTTGAAGGACTTTGATACCCAGAAAATGAGGCTACCTGATAGCAG CAACATTGGCAGTCTTAGGGAATTCATAAAAGCTGTCTATGTGGAGAGACGGTATGCTGGTGGTAGATTTTCTGAAAGGCCTCCAAGAGATAAACAG AACCAAAAGGCCCATGAGGAAGAGCATAGAAGGCCAAGTTCTTACCATTCATTTTCACAGAGCCCACCTTATGGTTGCCAGTATGAAGAGAGGCGTAATGGCAAGCAATCTGCATTTCTAAGTAGGAAGCCTGGTTCAGATAGGGGGCATGAGGGGAAGATTTCTGGATATTCTTACAGTTCACATAGCTTGCATGAGAGAATGTTTCAGGATGGATTTACTGGTGAGAGTTGTGGACCGAGGACTTCTAACTGCTCAGGGTCAAGCACGGGTGATACAGCTAAATCTGCACCACAATCACCTAATTTTCCTGATAGTATATGTTTCAGCCCCCCCGTGCTACAAGATCAATCAAATATACAGAGTTCTTGTGGACTCACTAGTTCACAG AGAACTGTATCAGCAGGAAACATAGATTCTATCTCTCTTAAATCAGGCAAGTCAAGCTTATCTGATTTGATTTTTGAGGATGATAATGTTCACAGAACTGAAACAGCCAAAAATTCCGCTGCTCCAAGTTTCATGGCCTTTCCTGATGATATTAGTGCTCCAAATCAAGATATCTTTGATTCCAAAGCTACTCAGGAACATCATGTAACTACCACTGATCAATCTGTTGATCTATTTTCGAACATGCTTACTGAAACTCCATCTGCTGATAAAGTGATACCAGCAGCTCCATCAATGGACAATGCTGGGTGGGCTACATTCGATACACCTCCAGAACAAAAGCAACCTGCACTCACTGGGCTTTCTTATGTTGCTACCACAAGCATTGATAAACAGGCTCCGAATCGTGATTTGTTTTCATTTGAATCAAATGCTGAGCTAACATGGTTTCAGAGCTCTAAGGATGATACTTCAGTTACCAGTCAGAATCAGTCTACTGCTACATCTCTTGATACAGGCAGTTCTCAG CCTTGGAGTACTTTCGATGCCTCCAGTGCTAGCACCCAGTACACTGTCAAGGGAGATCTATCATTAATGACTTCTACATTGCAAGAGCCTAAAAGACCAATAGACAGAAATTGTTCTCAG CTTTGGCATTCATTTGATGATGCTAATGAGGTCGTTTGTGCTAAACCACGAATTGAAGACCACAGCAATGTAGTAAGCATTTCCCTTTCAACCAGCAATCCATTTATGTGCTCTGTAGTTTCAGAG GAATCTTATGATGATGATTCCCAGAAAGTATTCATGGACGAATTGTCACCTAATACATCGATTGCTGCTTCCGCAGATTCATCTCTG GGTGGGCCCTCTAATAAGCAGATGCCATTAAATCCATTTGATCTTCCATTTGACACTCAGTTGGGGACTCCTGATCTG TTCATGGACGTAAGTTCATTGCAAGAGCCCTTGCCTAGTCCAGATCTGCCAGCTTTCCTTGATGGTTTACCTGAAAGATGGTTCCCCAGCAGTTCTTGTGCTTATGATCCATCAGCGTCACATG GTGGACTACCGTGCCTTGTCGAGCAGGGACCGAACTTTTCTTTGCG GAATATACCAGTGGGCACTGTATCAACTGGAAATCCTTTTGTATAG
- the LOC8055903 gene encoding late embryogenesis abundant protein 1, producing the protein MASRQQNTREARAEADARRAVEELARARDEHLEKAELNARSAADEIARSRADRGGAGGGGILGSVQEGARSLASAVGRTFGGAKDTAVDKTSQTAQATGEKLGEYKDYAAEKARETNDSVARKTSETAEATKDKLGEYKDTAVEKARETKDAVAQKTSETAEATKNKLGEYKDAAAGKARETVDTTAEKARQAKDATKQKAQETMDATAGKAREAKDVTRQKAGEYTDAGREAAQEARDRTRATAQTAADKARETASTHDTDKGQGPGLLGALGNVTGAIKEKLTLGQGQQHVDVRLGGEDERAAKERAAEKAASVYFEEKDRLMRERAEERVDQCVEGCAGSSCVHRQGKM; encoded by the exons ATGGCATCGAGGCAGCAGAACACGCGTGAGGCGCGCGCCGAGGCCGACGCGCGGCGCGCCGTGGAGGAGCTGGCGCGGGCGCGTGACGAGCACCTCGAGAAGGCGGAGCTGAACGCCCGCTCTGCCGCGGACGAGATCGCGCGCTCCCGCGCCGACCGCGGCGGCGCCGGTGGCGGTGGCATCCTGGGGAGCGTGCAGGAGGGCGCCAGGTCCTTGGCCAGCGCCGTGGGCCGCACCTTCGGCGGCGCCAAGGACACGGCGGTGGACAAGACCTCGCAGACGGCGCAGGCCACGGGCGAGAAGCTCGGCGAGTACAAGGACTACGCCGCCGAGAAGGCTCGGGAGACGAACGACAGCGTGGCGCGGAAGACGAGCGAGACGGCGGAGGCGACCAAGGACAAGCTGGGCGAGTACAAGGACACCGCCGTGGAGAAGGCGAGGGAGACCAAGGACGCGGTGGCGCAGAAGACGAGCGAGACCGCGGAGGCCACCAAGAACAAGCTCGGGGAGTACAAGGACGCGGCGGCCGGGAAGGCGCGGGAGACCGTGGACACCACCGCCGAGAAGGCGAGGCAGGCCAAGGACGCCACCAAGCAGAAGGCCCAGGAGACGATGGACGCCACCGCCGGCAAGGCGAGGGAGGCCAAGGACGTGACCAGGCAGAAGGCGGGCGAGTACACCGACGCCGGCAGGGAGGCCGCGCAGGAGGCCAGGGACAGGACCCGGGCCACGGCGCAGACCGCCGCCGACAAGGCAAGGGAGACGGCCAGCACTCACGACACCGATAA AGGGCAGGGACCAGGTCTGCTGGGGGCGCTCGGGAACGTGACGGGCGCGATCAAGGAGAAGCTGACGCTGGGGCAAGGCCAGCAGCACGTCGACGTCCGGCTGGGCGGCGAGGACGAGCGCGCGGCGAAGGAGCGCGCGGCGGAGAAGGCGGCGTCGGTGTACTTCGAGGAGAAGGACCGGCTGATGCGGgagcgcgcggaggagcgggtGGACCAGTGCGTGGAAGGGTGCGCCGGATCGTCCTGCGTGCACCGCCAGGGGAAGATGTGA